The Gloeocapsa sp. PCC 73106 genome contains the following window.
AATATAGGAAAAGGAGGGGTAGATTTGATTTCGGGCCATTGTTTAGGGATAGACATGGACTAGAATCAGTAAAAGAGCTTTTATTGTCATTATAATCTTCATGTCTAATTTTAATCCTCTTGTTAAAAACTTGGATTTTTTCTTAGTTTGTGGTTTAGGAAGTCTAGGTCAAAACTGTGTCGTATCTCTCAAAGATTTTGGCTGTAGAGTGATTGCAATCGAACAACAATTACCGAAAAAATGGGAAATATCTAATTTAGTAGAGTTATTAGATGATTTAATTATAGGCGATTGTCGAGATTTAGAAACTTTACTCAAAGCTAAGATTAAATACTGTCGTTCTATTTTAATCGTTACTAGCAATGAAGAAGTGAACGCAGAAACAGCGATCGCAGCTAGAGAACTTAATCAGAAAATCCGCATTATTATGCGTTCATCTCAAGAAAATTTGAATGAATTACTAAGTCAACAATTAGGAAATTTTTTTGCTGATGAACCAGCCCGTTTGACTGCTTTAGCTTTTGCTTTAGCAGGTTTAGGGAATGAAACCGTAGGGATTATTAATTTGAATGGAGAAAGATTACAGGTTGTCCAGCGTCAAATTAAACCTGAGGAAAACTGGAGTAATATTCGCAAGATTTGGGAACTTAATAATAGTCGCAGGCTTATTTTAGCGCATTACTCTCTTTCGGTTCCTTTGGGTTGCAATTTTCATCAATGGAATTCGGAAGTAGTTTTACGTCCCGGTGATACTTTAGTTTATTTAGAAATACTGGAAGAAATTAGTTTAGCTCGTTCTCGTCAGGTTAAAAAAGTCCCAGTTCTAGTTAAATTCTACCAACGTTTGGTCACAGAAGTTAAACAGGTATGGAGATTTAACTATTTAAAAAAAATTAAGAGTATTGCGATTTTTTCCGGAATAATTGTGCTATTTCTCTTACTTTTAGGAACTTTTTTATTCGATAAATATTCTCCTAAAACTAATTGGCTTTATGCACTTTATGCTACTACAATTTTGTTGTTAGGGGGTTACGCTGATTTATTTGGAGATTTAGAACCAGCGAGTGAAATTCCCGCTTTATTACAATTATTCGCCCTAACTTTAACTCTCATTGGCACAGTTTTTGTAGGCATTTTATACGCGTTAATCACAGAAAATTTACTTTCATCTAAATTTGAATTAGTCTTAAATCGCCCCGCTATACCCACAGAAGGACATCTAATTTTAGTAGGTTTAGGAAAAGTTGGCAAAAGAGTAACGAAAATTTTACAAGATTTAAAAGAATCTGTAGTAGCTGTTAGCTTTAATGAAGATATAGACAGAGGAAATTTACCTAATATTCCCTTAGTGGTCGGCAATTTGCAAGAAGCATTAGTTCAGGCTAATTTTGACAAAGCCAAAAGCGTAATTAT
Protein-coding sequences here:
- a CDS encoding TrkA family potassium uptake protein, giving the protein MSNFNPLVKNLDFFLVCGLGSLGQNCVVSLKDFGCRVIAIEQQLPKKWEISNLVELLDDLIIGDCRDLETLLKAKIKYCRSILIVTSNEEVNAETAIAARELNQKIRIIMRSSQENLNELLSQQLGNFFADEPARLTALAFALAGLGNETVGIINLNGERLQVVQRQIKPEENWSNIRKIWELNNSRRLILAHYSLSVPLGCNFHQWNSEVVLRPGDTLVYLEILEEISLARSRQVKKVPVLVKFYQRLVTEVKQVWRFNYLKKIKSIAIFSGIIVLFLLLLGTFLFDKYSPKTNWLYALYATTILLLGGYADLFGDLEPASEIPALLQLFALTLTLIGTVFVGILYALITENLLSSKFELVLNRPAIPTEGHLILVGLGKVGKRVTKILQDLKESVVAVSFNEDIDRGNLPNIPLVVGNLQEALVQANFDKAKSVIITTDNEMLNLEIALTTRNINPESYLVIGTYKKGVSYQLTRLLSDTQIIAIYSVAAEAFAGAAFGENILSLFRHNNQTVLTTEYRIEAGDTLNSLLISEINYGYEVVVVLHQSESNSSMFIPSEDIRLMEGDRIVLLATVTSLQRIEKGDIQILSRCWEIHLEKALYQDAIFDGGNIIALITGCKLALARELMSNLPQVLPIPLYQHQGERLVRALKKVQVQAYLTNAHDT